A genomic region of Glycine max cultivar Williams 82 chromosome 15, Glycine_max_v4.0, whole genome shotgun sequence contains the following coding sequences:
- the LOC100808161 gene encoding protein REPRESSOR OF SILENCING 3, which translates to MEEEAEETKSAVRIFVGGLAGAVSAEDLRSLFASLGSVQSVQTIRTKGRSFAYLDFLSDPKSLSKLFSKYNGCLWKGGRLRLEKAKEDYLVRLKREWEQGALDDATQKPPAAAIEEEIPSTAHSSESNTKHLNIFFPRLRKVKSIPFSGTGKHKYSFQNIKVPLLPVHFCDCEEHCSPFVPEREKLSIDRAADSGAMNDEEISIMNAVMNKLLGKQKVSNAKKLGEEKGSFESPDALHSDECEDSATDEDDLIINVETKKNKTALTGDEELQRILENQESWLNKTKIAKEEPNKSMPPVQKRSNSNHDKNKKRKSLPKLEVSTTPGSKSNMQMLPDEVGSGAQPTELEDDFGEKVSWSQKSSWRELLGDKGNTSFSASLILPKLDSGESQQRSDDQSTPVSTNKKTENMEWDGHLGSKPTNPHVIEELVEAQPTNKQVIEDVTNNKHNVAVAPNKTGRGSSWLQKQSWTQMVSQNNNSFSISNILPGITFPEPMATEPIVEPAISNDCKHNGVAKDTVNEVVSDGFSSRETIPVKSQHTGADDIASASVVEEKVETSPREKSSENVEIGETCSFMRSAASLKEWAKAKAAMSGSLKRKRGQKEDQKA; encoded by the exons ATGGAGGAGGAAGCGGAAGAAACGAAGAGCGCAGTGAGAATATTCGTCGGAGGATTGGCGGGAGCCGTGAGCGCCGAAGACCTTCGAAGCTTATTCGCGTCTCTGGGCTCCGTCCAATCCGTCCAAACCATCCGAACCAAAGGTCGCAGCTTCGCCTACCTCGACTTCCTATCCGACCCCAAATCCCTCTCCAAGCTCTTCAGCAAG TATAATGGGTGTCTGTGGAAGGGTGGAAGGCTGAGGCTGGAGAAGGCCAAAGAAGACTATCTTGTGCGTTTGAAGAGAGAATGGGAACAAGGCGCTCTAGATGATGCTACTCAAAAACCACCTGCTGCTGCTATTGAGGAGGAAATTCCCAGCACCGCACACTCTTCCGAGTCAAATACCAAACACctcaatattttctttcccaGATTGAGAAAG GTGAAATCCATACCATTCAGTGGAACTGGCAAGCACAAATACAGTTTTCAGAATATTAAAGTTCCTCTACTCCCTGTGCATTTTTGTGATTGTGAGGAGCATTGTAGTCCTTTTGTCCCTGAAAGAGAAAAACTATCTATTGATAGGGCAGCTGATAGTGGTGCAATGAATGATGAAGAGATTAGCATAATGAATGCTGTGATGAACAAGCTATTGGGAAAACAAAAGGTTTCCAATGCCAAGAAACTTGGAGAGGAGAAGGGTTCTTTTGAATCACCTGATGCTTTACATTCTGATGAATGTGAAGATAGTGCAACAGATGAAGATGATCTCATTATCAACGTGgagacaaagaaaaataaaacagctTTAACAGGGGACGAGGAACTTCAAAGGATCTTGGAAAACCag GAATCATGGTTGAATAAGACAAAAATTGCTAAGGAAGAACCCAACAAGAGCATGCCTCCAGTGCAAAAAAGGAGTAATAGCAATcatgacaagaacaagaagagaAAATCACTTCCCAAATTGGAAGTGTCTACTACCCCTGGAAGCAAGAGTAATATGCAGATGCTTCCAGATGAGGTAGGATCTGGTGCACAGCCTACTGAACTAGAAGATGATTTTGGGGAAAAAGTTTCATGGTCTCAGAAGTCTTCATGGAGAGAACTTCTTGGTGACAAAGGCAATACTTCTTTCAGTGCTTCTCTCATATTGCCAAAGTTGGACTCTGGTGAGAGTCAACAAAGATCTGACGATCAATCCACACCCGTAtctacaaacaaaaaaactgaaaacatgGAATGGGATGGGCACCTAGGGAGCAAACCTACGAATCCACACGTGATAGAGGAGCTTGTGGAAGCTCAACCTACCAATAAACAAGTGATTGAAGATGTTACCAATAATAAGCATAATGTGGCAGTGGCACCTAATAAGACAGGTCGAGGATCTTCATGGCTGCAAAAACAATCCTGGACACAAATGGTTAGTCAGAATAACAATTCATTTagtatttcaaatattttgccTGGCATTACTTTCCCAGAGCCAATGGCCACGGAGCCCATTGTGGAACCTGCCATTTCCAATGATTGTAAGCATAATGGTGTAGCTAAGGATACTGTTAATGAAGTTGTCAGTGATGGGTTTAGCTCAAGGGAGACTATACCAGTAAAGAGTCAGCATACTGGTGCCGATGACATTGCTTCTGCTTCAGTAGTTGAGGAAAAAGTTGAAACAAGTCCAAGAGAAAAATCCTCTGAAAATGTTGAAATAGGCGAAACTTGCTCATTTATGAGAAGTGCTGCATCTTTGAAGGAATGGGCAAAAGCTAAGGCTGCTATGAGTGGATCACTCAAAAGAAAACGTGGTCAGAAGGAAGATCAGAAGGCTTAG